One segment of Macrotis lagotis isolate mMagLag1 chromosome 1, bilby.v1.9.chrom.fasta, whole genome shotgun sequence DNA contains the following:
- the LOC141510027 gene encoding immunoglobulin superfamily member 1-like has translation MSFTFISLFYLGLSLGQEMEVYNERLSKPHLQALTTPVVAPGGDVTLQCSLPPQSYPQKVTFFLQKLQNTELLQSKTGEWTKTDFLLFFLRPQDTGKYHCMYQEITGSYRVSEPSETLTLWVTEALPKPFLTATSSQLVVSGTNVTLFCWGPIRGVGFALYKEGEESFVGIRESTQDGDEFLLTHVNINHTGNYSCRYDVGLDSNVTTTPSDLLELTLLSQQDISFQHISKTKVSRYIWITLRHLVILFFLFLFLAFLCNHHT, from the exons ATGTCCTTTACATTCATCTCCCTGTTCTATCTTG GACTAAGCCTGGGTCAGGAAATGGAGGTGTACAATG AACGTCTCTCTAAGCCCCACCTCCAAGCCCTTACCACTCCTGTGGTGGCCCCAGGAGGAGACGTGACCCTTCAGTGCAGCCTACCGCCACAATCATATCCCCAGAAGGTGACATTCTTTCTACAAAAGTTACAGAATACAGAACTCCTACAAAGCAAGACTGGAGAATGGACAAAGACtgatttcttactttttttcctgaGGCCTCAGGATACTGGAAAATATCATTGCATGTACCAAGAGATTACGGGTTCTTATAGGGTTTCAGAGCCCAGTGAGACTCTGACACTCTGGGTAACAG AGGCCCTCCCCAAGCCATTTCTCACAGCCACATCCAGTCAGCTGGTAGTTTCAGGAACAAATGTGACCCTCTTTTGTTGGGGTCCAATCCGAGGTGTGGGATTTGCTCTCTacaaggagggagaggaaagttTTGTGGGCATCAGAGAGTCTACCCAAGATGGAGATGAGTTCCTCTTGACCCACGTGAACATCAACCACACAGGGAATTACAGTTGCCGCTATGACGTTGGACTAGACAGCAATGTCACCACAACACCCAGTGATCTTTTGGAGCTAACTCTGCTAA gtcagcaGGATATATCCTTTCAGCACATATCTAAGACCAAGG TTTCCAGATATATTTGGATCACACTCCGCCACCTTGTCATcctattcttcctctttctctttttggcATTCCTATGCAATCATCACACTTAG